A window of Geothrix edaphica genomic DNA:
CATGGAGGGCCGCAAGGTGGCCGTGCTGGGCGACGTGATGCTGGACGAGTACCTGTTCGGCGAGGTCAGCCGCATCTCGCCCGAGGCGCCCGTGCCCATCGTGCGGGTGGTGCGCGAGCAGGCGGTGCTGGGCGGGGCGGCCAATGTGGCGGCCAACCTCAAGGCGCTGGGGGCGGAACCGCTGCTCATCGGCACGCTCCAGAAGGATGTGGCCGGCGACCGGCTGCTGGGCCTGCTGGGCCGCCTGGGCATCTCCATCTCGGGGCTGGTCCTCGATACGTCCCGGCCCACCATCATCAAGACCCGCGTCGTGGGCCAGCAGCAGCAGATGCTCCGCATCGACCGCGAGGAATCCGGGCCGCCGGAGGCCGCGGTGCTGATGGGCCTGAAGACCCGGCTGGAGCAGGCCCTGGCCGAGGCCTCGGCCCTCATTGTGTCCGACTACGCCAAGGGGGTGGTGAACGCGCCCGTGATGGAGGCGGTGCGGTCCATCTGTGCCGCCAAGGATCTGCCCTGGATCGTGGATCCGAAGCCCGCGCACAAGGCCCTCTACCAGGGCGCGACGCTCATGACGCCCAACACCAAGGAGGCCTCGGAGCTGGCCCAGCGGCCGGCGAAATCCGATGCGGACGTGGCCGACGCCGGCCGGGCCATCCTCGCCGAGCTGGGCCTGCAGGGCCTGCTGGTGACGCGCAGCGAGCGGGGCATGGCCCTCTTCGCGCCGGACAGCGACCACATGGCGCCGTGGATGGTGCCCACGGAGGCCCGGGAGGTCTTCGACGTGAGCGGCGCCGGCGATACGGTCATCGCCGCCTTCAGCGCCGCCATCGCCGCGGGGGCCGATTGGCGCGAGGCCGCCATGCTGGCCAACGCCGCCGCCGGCGTGGTGGTGGCCAAGGTGGGCACGGCCACCGTCACCCCCGCCGAGCTGCTGGCCCACTACCACGATCAGGAAGCGAATTAGTTCCGCAGTTCGATGGCCAGCACGAAGCGGTCGCCCTTGGCGAGGCGCTCTTTCACCTGGGTGAAGTTCAGGTCGAAGG
This region includes:
- the rfaE1 gene encoding D-glycero-beta-D-manno-heptose-7-phosphate kinase; this translates as MRLDRAQAESLLRRMEGRKVAVLGDVMLDEYLFGEVSRISPEAPVPIVRVVREQAVLGGAANVAANLKALGAEPLLIGTLQKDVAGDRLLGLLGRLGISISGLVLDTSRPTIIKTRVVGQQQQMLRIDREESGPPEAAVLMGLKTRLEQALAEASALIVSDYAKGVVNAPVMEAVRSICAAKDLPWIVDPKPAHKALYQGATLMTPNTKEASELAQRPAKSDADVADAGRAILAELGLQGLLVTRSERGMALFAPDSDHMAPWMVPTEAREVFDVSGAGDTVIAAFSAAIAAGADWREAAMLANAAAGVVVAKVGTATVTPAELLAHYHDQEAN